Proteins encoded together in one Drosophila albomicans strain 15112-1751.03 chromosome 2R, ASM965048v2, whole genome shotgun sequence window:
- the LOC117576271 gene encoding LOW QUALITY PROTEIN: V-type proton ATPase 116 kDa subunit a 1 (The sequence of the model RefSeq protein was modified relative to this genomic sequence to represent the inferred CDS: inserted 1 base in 1 codon) codes for MGDMFRSEQMALCQMFIQPEAAYTSVSELGETGCVQFRDLNCNVNVFQRKFVTEVRRCDELERKIRYIETEIKKDGISLPDIQDDIPRAPNPREIIDLEAHLEKTESEMIELAQNEVNMKSNFLELTELRKVLENTQGFFSDQKCXNLDSSNRGAGVVDEATAQHRGRLGFVAGVINRERVFAFERMLWRISRGNVFLKRSDLDTPLNDPATGHPIYKTVFVAFFQGEQLKNRIKKVCTGFHASLYPCPSSHNEREEMVRNVRTRLEDLNLVLSQTEDHRSRVLATVSKNLPSWSIMVKKMKAIYHTLNLFNMDVTKKCLIGECWVPTKDLHVVQKALSDGSAAVGSTIPSFLNVIDTNEQPPTFNRTNKFTRGFQNLIDAYGVASYRECNPALYTCITFPFLFAVMFGDLGHGIILLLFGAWMVLSEQKLARIKNGGEIWNIFFGGRYIILLMGLFSCYTGFIYNDVFSKSMNIFGSKWVNNYNTTTVLANKHLQFPPNSSAQGIYPLGLDPVWQLAENKIIFLNSFKMKLSIIIGVLHMVFGVSMSVCNFVHFKKYSSIILEFVPQILFLLLLFGYMCFMMFFKWFKYSPSAVVQSETPGCAPSVLIMFINMMLFKNTPPFKGCEEYMFESQPSIQKTFVIIGLICVPWMLLGKPLYIKFTRGRRGSSHVKQNGELTGNMELAEGETPLPTGNEEAHGGAHGHEEEPMAEIYIHQAIHTIEYVLSTISHTASYLRLWALSLAHAQLSEVLWNMVLSLGLKMEGVVAPVAIFVIFGAWCLFTLAILVMMEGLSAFLHTLRLHWVEFMSKFYEGLGYPFQPFSFKAIIDGEEEE; via the exons ATGGGGGATATGTTCCGCAGTGAGCAAATGGCATTATGCCAGATGTTTATACAACCAGAGGCCGCGTACACCTCCGTCTCTGAGCTGGGTGAAACCGGCTGTGTTCAGTTTCGCGAT CTGAACTGCAATGTGAACGTCTTCCAACGCAAGTTCGTGACGGAGGTGCGTCGTTGCGATGAACTTGAGCGTAAGATACGCTACATCGAGACGGAGATCAAGAAGGACGGCATCTCATTGCCGGACATTCAGGATGACATTCCACGTGCGCCCAATCCACGTGAGATCATCGATCTGGAGGCGCATCTGGAGAAAACCGAATCCGAGATGATTGAGCTGGCGCAGAACGAGGTGAACATGAAGTCTAACTTCTTGGAGCTGACCGAACTGCGCAAGGTGCTGGAGAATACACAGGGCTTCTTCTCCGACCAGAAGT TTAATCTGGACTCGAGCAATCGCGGCGCCGGCGTGGTTGATGAGGCAACCGCTCAGCATCGCGGTCGTCTGGGATTCGTTGCTGGTGTCATAAATCGGGAGCGTGTCTTTGCTTTCGAGCGCATGTTGTGGCGCATCTCGCGTGGCAATGTGTTCCTTAAGCGTTCCGATTTGGATACTCCTTTGAATGATCCGGCCACTGGTCATCCCATCTACAAGACCGTCTTCGTGGCCTTCTTCCAAGGCGAGCAACTGAAGAACCGCATCAAGAAGGTGTGCACCGGCTTCCACGCTTCGCTGTATCCGTGTCCCAGCTCGCATAACGAGCGCGAGGAGATGGTCAGGAATGTTCGCACACGTCTCGAGGATCTGAATCTGGTGCTCAGCCAGACCGAAGATCATCGCAGCCGTGTGTTGGCCACCGTCTCCAAGAATTTGCCCTCTTGGTCGATCATGGTAAAGAAGATGAAGGCCATCTATCATACGCTCAATCTGTTCAACATGGATGTGACGAAGAAGTGCCTCATTGGCGAGTGCTGGGTGCCCACCAAGGATCTGCACGTTGTGCAGAAGGCATTGTCCGATGGCTCGGCTGCTGTCGGCAGCACCATTCCATCATTCCTCAATGTGATCGATACGAACGAACAGCCGCCAACATTCAATCGCACCAACAAGTTCACGCGTGGCTTCCAGAACCTTATCGATGCTTACGGTGTTGCCTCGTATCGCGAGTGCAATCCCGCTTTGTACACTTGCATTACATTCCCCTTCCTGTTCGCCGTGATGTTTGGCGATTTGGGTCACGGCATTATCCTCTTGCTCTTCGGCGCCTGGATGGTGCTCTCCGAGCAGAAGTTGGCTCGCATTAAGAATGGCGGTGAAATCTGGAACATTTTCTTTGGTGGTCGCTACATCATTCTGTTGATGGGTCTATTCTCTTGTTACACTGGCTTCATCTACAACGATGTGTTCTCCAAGTCCATGAATATATTCGGTTCCAAGTGGGTGAACAACTACAATACCACAACTGTGCTGGCCAACAAGCACTTGCAGTTTCCACCCAATTCCTCCGCACAGGGCATCTATCCTCTGGGCTTGGATCCTGTCTGGCAATTGGCAGAGAACAAGATTATTTTCCTTAACAGTTTCAAGATGAAGCTGTCCATCATCATTGGTGTGCTGCACATGGTCTTTGGTGTGTCTATGTCCGTCTGCAACTTTGTGCACTTTAAGAAATACTCCTCCATAATTTTGGAGTTTGTGCCACAGATtctgttcctgctgctgctcttcggCTACATGTGCTTCATGAT GTTCTTCAAGTGGTTCAAATACAGCCCCAGCGCTGTGGTGCAGTCTGAGACACCCGGTTGCGCTCCATCCGTGCTCATTATGTTCATCAACATGATGCTGTTCAAGAACACACCGCCATTCAAGGGCTGCGAGGAGTATATGTTTGAATCCCAGCCCAGTATACAAAAGACCTTTGTGATCATTGGTCTCATCTGCGTTCCATGGATGCTGCTGGGCAAGCCACTGTACATTAAATTCACCCGCGGACGTCGCGGATCGTCACAT GTCAAGCAGAATGGAGAGCTGACTGGCAACATGGAGTTGGCTGAGGGAGAGACACCATTGCCCACTGGCAACGAGGAAGCACATGGCGGCGCACATGGTCACGAAGAGGAGCCCATGGCCGAGATTTACATTCATCAGGCCATCCACACCATCGAATATGTGCTCAGCACCATCTCACATACGGCCTCGTATCTGCGTCTCTGGGCTTTGTCCTTGGCTCACGCCC AACTGTCTGAGGTGTTGTGGAACATGGTGCTATCGCTGGGCCTAAAAATGGAAGGTGTGGTTGCTCCAGTTGCGATATTTGTCATCTTTGGAGCCTGGTGTCTGTTCACTTTGGCCATCTTGGTGATGATGGAGGGCTTGTCGGCTTTCCTGCACACACTGCGTCTGCACTGGGTGGAGTTCATGAGCAAATTCTACGAGGGTCTCGGCTATCCCTTCCAACCCTTCAGCTTCAAGGCAATCATTGATGGCGAAGAAGAGGAGTAA
- the LOC117576270 gene encoding V-type proton ATPase 116 kDa subunit a 1 — protein sequence MWCSKLKDFACGSGPQNNIFRSEEMSLAQMFLQPEAAYETISQLGEMGCVQFRDMNEGVTALQRKFVNEVRRCDELERKIRYATSELNKDGFKVVDLVEDFPPAPKPKDIIELELLLEKTETEIIELAANNVRLKTNYLELSEMIQVLEKSEQFFSSQESHNFDTNKRGTHRDPEQCDGSLGFIAGVIRRDRQYAFERMLWRISRGNVLVRSCDLETPLKDPRTGELIYKSIFVVFFQGDQLQGRIRKVCTGFHASMYPCPSSHEERMDMIKSVHTRLEDLQIIINQTGDHRSCVLKAIMKQIPNWTAMVKKMKAIYHTLNMFNVDLGSKCLIGECWVPTRELEEVETVLAEASIALGSTIPTIFNILETKKEPPTYFRTNKFTYGFQVLIDAYGIASYREVNPGLYTCISFPFLFAVMFGDMGHGFLVFLLGLWMVLGEKKLSKTRAGEIWKILFGGRYIILLMGMFAMYTGFIYNDCFSKSFNVFGSHWALQYNRTTVLTNPSLQLNPSTDQRGTYPMGIDPIWQSATNKIIFLNTYKMKLSIIFGVLHMIFGVCLSVENFVYTKKYAYIFLQFVPQVLFLLLLFGYMVFMMFYKWIQYTAHATNVADSPSCAPSVLIMFIDMILLKTETATGGCAAGMFPIQRQLETILLVVAVICIPWILLGMPLWITCQRKYRKGKVEQNFDTIMETIEITGKEVIITELGDSHKKAPLSEEEEEEEEPMSEIWIHQAIHTVEYILSTISHTASYLRLWALSLAHAELSEVLWTMVLSEALQMSGYIGVIAVFLIFAVWVFFTIAIMVMMEGLSAFLHTLRLHWVEFMSKFYTGTGYEFQPLDFNAMLTAEEED from the exons atgtggtGCAGCAAACTGAAAGACTTTGCCTGTGGCTCCGGGccacaaaacaatattttccGCAGCGAGGAAATGTCCTTGGCGCAAATGTTTCTACAGCCAGAGGCGGCCTATGAAACGATTTCACAGTTAGGTGAAATGGGCTGCGTGCAGTTTCGTGAT ATGAACGAAGGTGTCACCGCGTTGCAGCGCAAGTTCGTCAATGAAGTGCGTCGTTGCGATGAGCTGGAGCGAAAAATACGTTACGCAACATCGGAACTGAACAAGGATGGCTTCAAGGTGGTGGATTTGGTAGAGGACTTTCCGCCAGCACCCAAGCCCAAGGACATAATCGaactggagctgctgctggaaaagacggagacggagatcATTGAGCTGGCGGCCAACAACGTGCGCTTGAAGACCAATTATCTGGAGTTGTCTGAAATGATTCAAGTGTTGGAGAAGAGCGAGCAGTTCTTCTCCTCACAGGAGTCACACAATTTCGATACCAACAAGCGTGGCACTCATCGTGATCCGGAGCAATGCGACGGCAGCTTGGGCTTCATAGCCGGTGTCATTCGTCGTGACCGTCAG TACGCCTTTGAACGCATGTTGTGGCGCATCTCGCGTGGCAATGTCCTGGTGCGCAGCTGCGACTTGGAGACACCGCTGAAGGATCCGCGCACCGGGGAATTGATCTACAAGAGCATCTTTGTGGTATTCTTCCAGGGCGATCAGCTGCAGGGTCGCATACGCAAAGTCTGCACCGGTTTCCATGCCTCCATGTATCCGTGTCCCAGTTCACATGAGGAACGCATGGATATGATTAAGAGTGTGCACACTCGCCTCGAGGATCTGCAAATTATCATCAATCAGACGGGTGATCATCGCTCGTGTGTGTTAAAGGCCATCATGAAGCAGATCCCCAACTGGACGGCCATGGTAAAGAAGATGAAGGCCATCTATCACACCTTGAACATGTTCAACGTGGATTTGGGCAGCAAGTGCTTGATTGGTGAGTGCTGGGTGCCAACGCGTGAACTCGAGGAAGTGGAAACAGTGCTGGCTGAGGCATCGATTGCCCTGGGCAGCACTATACCCACCATCTTCAACATATTGGAAACGAAGAAGGAGCCGCCCACATACTTTAGGACCAACAAGTTTACCTATGGCTTCCAAGTGCTGATCGATGCTTATGGCATTGCCAGCTATCGTGAGGTGAATCCTGGACTTTACACTTGCATATCGTTTCCCTTTTTGTTTGCCGTCATGTTTGGTGACATGGGCCACGGATTTTTGGTCTTCCTGCTCGGATTATGGATGGTGCTGGGTGAGAAGAAGCTTAGCAAGACACGCGCTGGAGAAATTTGGAAGATTTTGTTCGGCGGTCGCTACATTATCTTGTTGATGGGCATGTTTGCCATGTACACAGGATTCATCTACAACGATTGCTTCTCCAAATCATTCAATGTCTTCGGCTCGCACTGGGCACTGCAATATAATCGCACCACGGTGCTCACGAATCCTTCATTGCAGCTGAACCCCTCGACAGATCAACGCGGCACTTACCCGATGGGCATTGATCCCATTTGGCAGTCGGCAACCAATAAGATCATTTTCCTAAACACCTACAAGATGAAGTTATCCATCATATTTGGTGTGCTGCACATGATCTTtggtgtctgtctgtcggtgGAGAACTTTGTCTACACGAAGAAATATGCGTACATCTTTCTGCAGTTTGTGCCCCAAGtgctgttcctgttgctgctcttcggCTACATGGTGTTCATGATGTTCTATAAGTGGATACAGTACACGGCGCATGCCACAAATGTGGCCGATTCTCCCAGTTGTGCGCCATCGGTGCTCATTATGTTCATCGACATGATCTTGTTAAAAACGGAGACGGCAACGGGTGGCTGCGCGGCTGGCATGTTCCCCATTCAACGGCAGCTTGAGACGATTCTCTTGGTGGTGGCCGTCATCTGTATTCCCTGGATTCTGCTGGGCATGCCCCTGTGGATCACTTGCCAGCGCAAATACAGG AAAGGTAAGGTCGAGCAGAACTTTGATACCATCATGGAGACCATTGAAATAACCGGCAAGGAGGTCATCATCACTGAGTTGGGTGACTCCCATAAGAAGGCGCCGTTAAgcgaagaggaagaggaggaggaggagcctATGAGTGAAATTTGGATTCATCAGGCCATTCACACCGTCGAGTACATTCTGAGTACCATTTCCCACACTGCCTCGTATCTGCGTCTCTGGGCTTTGTCCCTGGCTCACGCTG AACTGTCTGAGGTGCTGTGGACTATGGTGTTGTCGGAGGCTTTGCAAATGAGCGGCTACATCGGCGTCATTGCTGTCTTCCTCATCTTTGCCGTTTGGGTGTTCTTCACCATTGCCATCATGGTGATGATGGAGGGCTTGTCCGCCTTCTTGCATACGCTGCGTTTGCATTGGGTGGAGTTCATGAGCAAATTCTACACGGGTACTGGCTACGAATTCCAGCCATTGGATTTCAATGCCATGCTGACCGCTGAAGAAGAGGATTAG
- the LOC117575467 gene encoding uncharacterized protein LOC117575467, which translates to MLFILLLLALLASAQTDTLVQLHVNRPYNDVSEKFVSFAVKPEDMYDALDGKNRKAVTSMAALLGDAYVKFTGDFYFATNAPTRLRNPTKIIWKGFNRWTRAVNWTMIIPVPYAPDEWDSMHTLKILNTSYMVGITDCIWQLGTDFGTSRAKDYVQELSTLKLMTDTFSPYVDSWLVMGADISAGSSAEETRKYVDMSKDLNAAFGWTQPANMLPVTSFGSYIYDSDPALKTLQQQRVPLWLTLPEERSSSQSISKRLMGDETTDALRWAQTLGDAASSGFDVIFKRMSLQDFERPNFSYYVTALFKKVMGSRVFPARPLNVFAPSNKLYTHCANAVSGGLAFMVVNTEEQPTTITVRSLSRLSSSEIWEYVLTADDGRVRLNNQKLSLNHTMLRPLVKPKDASKALQLITPSMSVGFWVLPSVNLEHCQFTEMETDDIKGESSAESRRSSGYSSADRLLQRLIEETAVARGSIQSTINRQRRFVLDNQETAASTSTLLGKLLQPFNRPQEKTTQVANVKRQTATKNSSKSKTRSQSVRPFEAMTWLRQVTEQSRNVAQRQRRSRRSPGDYSGPYFYNRQGKKTTLTKKITEIRKPERKIKPLFDLAEFDEEEFFKKLGEQPEPPPYSRLPEGDVHLKHIETPDGEESEMQPEAEPVAFVKKRRPIVRKPLKIVQRSQEESVEDVQDAPKEQERSKLRLLPTEFFEALPAPVPKHTKRLNLGATLNSLLFPEPFSTKGSISKSKSKSHEKLEADTEAEVESDVEPVKAEGNKKRSTKGAHAATDFLQAQRELGKHFLSHINDHEQELPVPEEHSQEVHLKPRVSPKQLQSDDLEEDYFGAKRRAPIPAPKRLSKPIQDEGITSWWDLPALRRRRDLPFNYADEGLRSNAIDKEDQKEFLPLGRYSFYEYKVDLPTVKPSTKPIDSDSESEVMKISSKRSPPTCRKVSLSDSIVKTVKTKVSKFMSIISRHVNEWYNTLTKHLETDAEKSRKEGQNAI; encoded by the exons atgttgtttatattattactGCTGGCATTGCTGGCTTCTGCCCAGACGGATACATTGGTGCAGCTCCACGTCAATCGTCCCTACAACGATGTCAGCGAGAAGTTTGTCAGCTTCGCGGTCAAGCCCGAGGATATGTACGATGCGCTGGATGGCAAGAATCGCAAGGCAGTGACCAGCATGGCAGCTCTGCTAGGAGATGCCTATGTCAAGTTCACTGGCGATTTCTATTTTGCTACCAATGCGCCAACGCGTCTGCGCAATCCCACCAAGATCATCTGGAAGGGCTTCAATCGTTGGACGCG CGCTGTCAACTGGACCATGATTATTCCCGTGCCCTATGCACCAGATGAATGGGATTCCATGCATACGCTGAAGATACTCAACACCTCTTATATGGTGGGTATAACCGACTGCATCTGGCAACTGGGCACTGACTTTGGCACATCGAGAGCCAAGGATTATGTGCAGGAGCTGAGCACGCTGAAGCTGATGACGGACACATTCAGTCCCTATGTGGACAGCTGGCTGGTGATGGGTGCGGACATCTCGGCTGGCAGCAGCGCAGAGGAGACGCGCAAATATGTTGACATGTCTAAGGACTTGAATGCCGCCTTTGGCTGGACGCA ACCCGCCAACATGCTGCCTGTCACCAGCTTTGGCAGCTACATATACGACAGCGATCCGGCTTTGAAGacgctgcaacaacaacgagtgcCTTTGTGGCTGACGCTTCCCGAGGAACGTTCGTCTTCGCAGTCGATTAGCAAGCGATTGATGGGTGATGAGACCACAGATGCGTTGCGCTGGGCACAGACGTTAGGCGACGCAGCGAGCAGCGGGTTCGATGTAATCTTCAAGCGCATGTCACTGCAGGACTTTGAGCGTCCCAACTTTAGCTACTACGTGACGGCGCTCTTTAAGAAGGTTATGGGTTCTAGAGTGTTTCCGGCGCGTCCGCTCAATGTGTTTGCGCCTAGCAATAAACTGTATACGCATTGCGCGAATGCTGTGTCTGGAGGATTGGCATTCATGGTGGTCAACACTGAGGAACAGCCCACAACGATTACGGTGCGCAGCTTAAGTCGTCTCTCCAGCAGCGAGATTTGGGAATATGTGCTAACTGCCGACGATGGTCGTGTACGTCTGAACAACCAGAAACTCTCACTTAATCACACAATGCTGCGTCCGTTGGTTAAGCCCAAAGATGCGAGCAAAGCGTTGCAGCTAATCACGCCCAGCATGTCTGTGGGCTTCTGGGTACTGCCAAGCGTCAATCTGGAACATTGCCAGTTCACCGAAATGGAGACGGATGACATTAAAGGAGAGAGCTCAGCGGAGAGTCGTCGTTCCAGTGGTTACAGCTCTGCTGACCGGCTGCTGCAGCGTCTTATTGAGGAAACGGCAGTGGCGCGGGGATCGATACAGAGCACAATCAATCGCCAGCGACGTTTTGTACTCGACAATCAGGAGACGGCGGCATCAACTAGCACGCTTCTCGGTAAGTTGCTGCAGCCATTTAATCGACCGCAGGAGAAGACAACGCAGGTGGCGAACGTAAAGCGACAAACAGCAACCAAGAACAGCAGTAAATCCAAAACCAGATCGCAGTCGGTACGTCCATTTGAAGCCATGACCTGGCTGAGGCAAGTCACAGAACAGAGCAGAAACGTGGCGCAACGACAGCGACGCAGCCGACGTAGTCCGGGAGATTATAGTGGTCCCTACTTCTACAACAGGCAGGGCAAGAAGACGACGCTGACCAAGAAGATAACCGAGATACGCAAACCGGAGCGAAAGATTAAACCGCTTTTCGATCTGGCTGAGTTCGATGAGGAGGAGTTCTTTAAGAAACTCGGAGAGCAACCGGAGCCGCCGCCATATTCTCGGCTGCCCGAAGGCGATGTGCATCTCAAGCACATTGAAACTCCCGATGGCGAAGAGAGTGAGATGCAACCGGAAGCAGAGCCAGTTGCTTTTGTGAAGAAACGTCGACCCATTGTCAGGAAACCACTGAAAATTGTGCAACGTTCGCAGGAGGAAAGCGTGGAAGATGTGCAGGATGCGCCCAAGGAGCAGGAGCGCAGTAAGCTGCGTCTACTGCCCACGGAGTTCTTTGAAGCATTACCGGCACCCGTGCCTAAGCACACTAAACGGCTTAATCTCGGTGCTACACTCAACTCGCTGTTATTTCCCGAACCATTCTCCACCAAGGGATCCATTAGTAAGAGCAAGAGCAAATCGCATGAAAAACTAGAGGCAGATACCGAGGCCGAAGTGGAATCAGATGTGGAACCCGTCAAAGCCGAAGGCAACAAGAAGCGTTCAACCAAAGGAGCTCATGCGGCAACAGACTTTCTGCAAGCGCAGCGCGAACTAGGCAAGCATTTCCTCAGTCATATCAACGATCATGAACAGGAGCTGCCGGTGCCCGAGGAGCATTCACAGGAAGTACATCTTAAGCCTCGCGTGTCTCCTAAACAGCTGCAAAGCGATGACCTCGAAGAAGATTACTTTGGTGCCAAGCGGCGAGCCCCGATTCCGGCACCCAAGCGACTATCTAAGCCAATTCAGGACGAAGGCATCACTTCCTGGTGGGATTTGCCAGCGCTGCGCCGACGTCGTGATCTGCCCTTCAACTATGCTGATGAAGGACTGCGGTCCAATGCCATCGACAAGGAGGATCAAAAAGAGTTTTTGCCTCTGGGTCGATATTCGTTCTACGAGTACAAAGTCGATTTGCCAACAGTGAAACCCTCAACAAAACCCATCGACTCGGATTCCGAATCCGAGGTGATGAAGATCAGCAGCAAAAGATCACCACCAACATGTCGTAAGGTGTCTCTGTCGGACAGCATTGTGAAAACAGTGAAGACCAAGGTGTCTAAGTTCATGAGCATCATCTCGAGACACGTCAACGAATGGTACAACACTTTGACCAAACACTTGGAGACAGATGCTGAAAAATCCCGCAAAGAAGGCCAAAATGCCATATAG
- the LOC117575468 gene encoding retinol dehydrogenase 14 isoform X1: protein MGFVLAWLPSEHYVRDIFIITLTAAFAATLLSIRFYLRITAGRCFTETKMEGKTVIITGANSGIGKETAKDLAGRGARIIMACRNLETANAVKDEIVKETNNNKILVKKLDLGSQKSVREFAADIVKTEPKIDVLIHNAGMALAFRGQTSEDGVELTMATNHYGPFLLTHLLIDVLKKSAPARIVIVASELYRLSSVNLNKLNPIGTFPAAYLYYVSKFANIYFARELAKRLEGTNVTVNFLHPGMIDSGIWRNVPFPLNLPMMAITKGFFKTTKAGAQTTIYLATSDEVANVSGKYFMDCKEATLNAAALDEEKGLKLWEESVKIVKLTPQEPKI from the exons aTGGGTTTCGTCTTGGCCTGGTTGCCAAGTGAGCATTATGTGCGTGACATCTTCATAATTACACTCACAGCGGCTTTTGCAGCCACCTTGCTGAGCATTCGATTCTATTTACGTATTACTGCAGGCCGTTGCTTCACTGAG ACAAAAATGGAGGGAAAAACTGTGATTATTACGGGCGCCAACAGCGGCATTGGCAAGGAAACAGCCAAGGATCTGGCTGGACGTGGAGCACGCATCATTATGGCTTGCAGAAACCTCGAAACAGCCAACGCAGTCAAGG ATGAAATCGTCAAggagaccaacaacaacaagatttTGGTCAAGAAACTGGATTTGGGCTCGCAGAAATCCGTGCGCGAATTTGCTGCGGATATTGTCAAAACCGAGCCTAAGATTGATGTGCTCATACACAACGCGGGCATGGCTTTGGCCTTCCGTGGCCAGACCAGCGAGGATGGCGTGGAATTGACCATGGCCACCAATCATTATGGTCCCTTCTTGCTGACCCACTTGCTCATCGATGTGCTGAAAAAGAGCGCTCCGGCTCGCATTGTCATCGTTGCCTCGGAGCTGTATCGTCTGTCTTCGGTCAATTTGAACAAACTGAATCCCATTGGCACTTTCCCCGCTGCCTATTTGTACTATGTTTCCAAGTTTGCCAATATTTACTTCGCCCGCGAGTTGGCTAAGCGCTTGGAGGGCACCAATGTGACGGTTAACTTCTTGCATCCGGGTATGATTGACTCTGGCATCTGGCGCAATGTGCCCTTCCCCCTCAACTTGCCCATGATGGCCATAACAAAGGGTTTCTTCAAGACAACCAAAGCTGGTGCACAGACAACCATTTATTTGGCGACGTCGGATGAAGTGGCCAACGTGTCTGGCAAGTATTTCATGGACTGCAAAGAGGCCACTTTGAATGCCGCTGCTCTCGATGAGGAAAAGGGTCTCAAGCTGTGGGAGGAGTCCGTTAAGATTGTCAAGCTCACGCCCCAAGAGCCTAAAATCTAA
- the LOC117575468 gene encoding retinol dehydrogenase 14 isoform X2, whose amino-acid sequence MEGKTVIITGANSGIGKETAKDLAGRGARIIMACRNLETANAVKDEIVKETNNNKILVKKLDLGSQKSVREFAADIVKTEPKIDVLIHNAGMALAFRGQTSEDGVELTMATNHYGPFLLTHLLIDVLKKSAPARIVIVASELYRLSSVNLNKLNPIGTFPAAYLYYVSKFANIYFARELAKRLEGTNVTVNFLHPGMIDSGIWRNVPFPLNLPMMAITKGFFKTTKAGAQTTIYLATSDEVANVSGKYFMDCKEATLNAAALDEEKGLKLWEESVKIVKLTPQEPKI is encoded by the exons ATGGAGGGAAAAACTGTGATTATTACGGGCGCCAACAGCGGCATTGGCAAGGAAACAGCCAAGGATCTGGCTGGACGTGGAGCACGCATCATTATGGCTTGCAGAAACCTCGAAACAGCCAACGCAGTCAAGG ATGAAATCGTCAAggagaccaacaacaacaagatttTGGTCAAGAAACTGGATTTGGGCTCGCAGAAATCCGTGCGCGAATTTGCTGCGGATATTGTCAAAACCGAGCCTAAGATTGATGTGCTCATACACAACGCGGGCATGGCTTTGGCCTTCCGTGGCCAGACCAGCGAGGATGGCGTGGAATTGACCATGGCCACCAATCATTATGGTCCCTTCTTGCTGACCCACTTGCTCATCGATGTGCTGAAAAAGAGCGCTCCGGCTCGCATTGTCATCGTTGCCTCGGAGCTGTATCGTCTGTCTTCGGTCAATTTGAACAAACTGAATCCCATTGGCACTTTCCCCGCTGCCTATTTGTACTATGTTTCCAAGTTTGCCAATATTTACTTCGCCCGCGAGTTGGCTAAGCGCTTGGAGGGCACCAATGTGACGGTTAACTTCTTGCATCCGGGTATGATTGACTCTGGCATCTGGCGCAATGTGCCCTTCCCCCTCAACTTGCCCATGATGGCCATAACAAAGGGTTTCTTCAAGACAACCAAAGCTGGTGCACAGACAACCATTTATTTGGCGACGTCGGATGAAGTGGCCAACGTGTCTGGCAAGTATTTCATGGACTGCAAAGAGGCCACTTTGAATGCCGCTGCTCTCGATGAGGAAAAGGGTCTCAAGCTGTGGGAGGAGTCCGTTAAGATTGTCAAGCTCACGCCCCAAGAGCCTAAAATCTAA